The uncultured Bacteroides sp. genomic sequence GCAAGTGGGTGTTGCTGTTCCTCTTTGGTTTGTTTCCGGTAAATCTAAAAACAAGGCAGCAAAGATCAATGAAAAGATTGCTCAGACTAATGCCGAAAGCTATTCAAAAGAACTCTCAGGCAGTTATCGCTCATTGATTGATGAATACAGCAAGTACTTAGGTAGTGTAGATTATTATGAGAAACAAGCCATTCCGGAAGCAGATTTAATCATAGAGCAATCTACCCGTAGTTATAAGTCCGGTTCAATGGATTATCTTGATTATGTGCTAAGTCTTGACAGAGCGCTGGATATCAGACAGAATTATCTGGATGCGCTTAATAGCTATAACCAAACCATTATTAATATCGAATATGTTACAGGTAAAACGTTTTAAAATAAATAGTATGTCAAAATATAGATTTTTCTCACGATTCTTTTTTGTGGCTTTCACAATAGCTCTGGTATCGTGTAACGGCAATAAAAAGCCAGCCGAAGAGAGTAAGGAAGCTGAAGTAATTCCCGAGGATATTGTAGAGATGCGTTCCGACCAGATTAAGCTTGCAGATATTCAACTGGGAAAAATAGAGATGCGCTCTCTTAGCGGTACAACAAAAGTAAATGGTTTAGTTTCTGTTGCTCCCCAAAATCTGGCAACTGTATGTGCACCAATGGGAGGCTACGTAAGAAAGACTTCTTTAATTCCCGGTAATCCTGTTCATAGGGGGCAGGTACTTGCGGTTATTGAAAATCCGGAATTCATTGATATCCAGCAGAACTATCTTCAGGCAAGGAATAAGCTTAAGTATGCCGAGGCAGACTATAAACGTCAATCTGAACTTTACAAGAATGATGTGTCGTCTCAAAAAACTTATCAACAGGTCACCACTGATTACAGAAATCTTAAAGCAGAGGTAAACGCGCTGAAACAAAAGCTTTCTCTTATTGGCATTAATCCGGCCCAGCTTACAGAAAGTAATATTCATCGTTCGGCGGTGATAACATCTCCTTTGACCGGATACGTAAAGACGGTGAATGTAAACCTTGGGAAATATGTTACTCCGGCAGACATTATGTTTGAAGTGGTAAATAACGATAAATTATTCCTCGAGCTTACTTTATTTGATAAGGATGCAGCTCAGGTAGATAAAGGAGAAAAAATACGCTTCTTCATTAATAATGAGACAGAACAACACGAAGCTGTTGTATATCAAACCGGTAAGTCTGTTAGTGAAGACAAGACTTATAAAGTGTATGCCAATGTTCTTGGAAAGTGCAAAAACGTACTTCCCGGAATGTATGTGAATGCAGTTATCGAAACATCAGGTCATAGCGTTGCTTCTGTTCCGTCGGATGCTGTGGTTAGCTTTGATGATAAAGATTATATTTTTGTGTTCGACAAGAATAAGCAGGAAGGTGGCAAACCTTTTACCGAATATCGTATGATTGAAGTGCGTAAGGGTGTTACTGATAGTGGATTTACAGAAATTATATTGCCGGAGAAATTTAATATTAGCACTGCGAAGGTGGTTGTTAAAGGGGCATATAATCTGCTTTCTGCCAAGAAAAACGCAGGAGAGATGAGTTGCTAACAGATACTTTATAGATTTGTAAAAACAAATAAGGCAGACCCTTATCGTCTGCCTTATTCTTTTTCCTGTTGTACGCCTTCTTCGAAGGTACTACTTTTCGATAGTTTATCGGATGTCCGTGTTGTTCAATCTCCGCTTCCCTGCTTCCACGGCGGGCAGCCTTTACATATTCCATCAAGGAATTACTTTTCTTCTTTTTCATAACTCTTATAAATTTTCTGCAAAGTTACAGCATTTTTTTGTATTTGCTTTATTTCATAGCTTTTTCATTCTTTCTATGAAAATAGAACTTTTTTCTCATCCATCACTCCCTCACTAAAGTTGATTAATAGCTTTATTTACAGTGAAATAAAAAGTGAGAGATGCAAGTTTGTCCCTCACTCATCTCTCACTTTTCGGCTCTACCCTCACTCTTTTTGAGTAAAAAAGCTGCTTTTAGTGCAATGCTTTCATTAATTCCTCGGCTACAGCTTCTGATGAGGCTGGGTTTTGTCCCGTAATCAGTAATCCATCTTTCTTTATGTACGAGCCCCAATCGTGACCTTTACTGTAATGGCCGCCTAGCTTTTTTATTTCATCTTCCAGCAAGAAGGGAACAATCTTGTTCAGTAGCACGGCCTCTTCCTCAGAATTAGAGAATCCCGTCACTTCTTTGCCCTTTACCAAAGGTTCGCCGTTCGGTGCTTTGGCCTTGATAAGCACACCCGGAGCGTGGCAGACAAATGCTATTGGTTTGTTGGCGGCATAGAATGCTTCAATTAACCTGATGGAAGTTTCATCATTGGCCAAGTCCCACAATGGACCGTGCCCGCCGGGGTAGAACACTGCATCGTAATCTTCCATTTTTACTTCACTCAATTTCAATGAGTGGGCTAACTTGTCTTGCAAAGCTTCATCTTTATTGAATCTTACGGTAGCAGGAGTTTGAGACTCGGGCAATGAACTTTTTGGGTCAATAGGAGGTTGTCCGCCTTTTGGCGAAGCAATCGTGATACTAGCCTGTGCATCTGACAATGCATAATATGGTGCTGCAAACTCTTCTATCCAGAATCCGGTTTTATGTCCCGTGTTTCCCAGCTGATCGTGGGACGTAAGTACAAACAATATCTTCATATTCTTTTTTATTAATTGTTCTTTGTAAATTGTAATGTGATAATAACATTGCTTCTGCTATATTGTTCAGCACTGATGTGCCGGCATTTATCTATTTAAACAGTATTAACTAATGCATTCTCTGCGGGAAACTAACCATTCTCTCTCGGGAAATTACTATTATGGTCATGACCCTAATGTTGCAACCTCCCGACCTTGAAATATTAACCTCACGACCCTAATCTACCAGCCTCGGGAGGCTACGGTTAATGCAACCTTTATAATTGGTTAATTATGAACCGGGTCTGCATTAATTAGTAGGCTAATCTGAATAAGATTGCGTGGAAATGATTACTTTTGCAGCTGATATAAAATTTTAGTTAAGAAGAAGATGCCGTTAAATTTACCTGATAAATTACCTGCCATTGAGCTGCTGAAGGAAGAGAATATCTTCGTGATTGATAATTCACGCGCCAGTCAGCAGGATATTCGTCCACTGAAGATTGTGATTCTCAATCTGATGCCGATAAAGATTACCACAGAAACCGATTTGATTCGCCTGTTGTCAAACACGCCTCTCCAATTGGAAATCTCTTTTATGAAGCTGAAAAGCCATACTTCGAAGAATACTCCCGTAGAGCACATGAAAGCTTTCTATGAAGACTTTGAAAAAATGAAAAAAGAGAAGTATGACGGTATGATTGTTACCGGTGCTCCTGTGGAACAAATGGATTACCAGGATGTTACTTACTGGGGCGAGATAACGGAAATCTTTGACTGGGCCCGTACTCACGTTACGTCTACACTTTATATCTGCTGGGCTGCACAAGCCGGGCTGTATCATTACTACGGCGTGCCCAAATATCCGCTGGATAAAAAGAAGTTTGGTGTGTTTAACCATACCCCAAAAGATTCCCTTAACCCAATTTTCCGTGGATTTGATGATGTGTTCTACGTGCCTCACAGTCGCCATACGGAAATTCGCCGGGAAGATATATTGAAAGTGCCCGAGATTGAGATTCTTTCTGAGTCTGATGAGGCTGGAGTATACTTGGTAATGGGAAGAAACGGAAGAGAGTTCTTCGTGACCGGACATTCAGAATACTCACCTCTTACGCTTGATGAGGAATATAAACGTGACCTTGAAAAGGGACTCGATATAGAAATACCTTGTAATTACTATCGCGATAATAATCCTGACAATGCACCGCTGGTTCGCTGGCGAGGCCATGCCAATCTGTTGTTTTCCAACTGGCTGAATTACTTTGTTTATCAGGAAACTCCGTTTAATATTGACGATATCAAATGATGAAACCAAGAAAAATAGAGTTGCTGGCTCCTGCAAAAAATCTGGAGTGTGGAATAGAAGCGATTAATCATGGGGCAGATGCGGTGTATATTGGTGCACCCAAATTCAGCGCGCGGGCTGCTGCCGGAAATACACTGGAAGATATTGCTGCATTGGTGGAGCATGCTCATTTGTATAATGCTAAAGTTCACGTTGCACTCAACACCATTCTTCGCGATGACGAGCTGAAGGAGACCGAAGAGTTGATTTGGGAACTATATAAAGTGGGGGTCGATGCGCTTATTGTACAGGATATGGCCATAACCCGAATGAATTTGCCGCCTATCGCCCTTCATGCAAGTACGCAGAATGACAACCGTACGCCTGAAAAGGTGCAGTTCATGGAAGCAACCGGATTTGAACAGGTGGTGCTTCCCCGAGAACTCTCCTTGGCAGAGATAAAGAAAATACATGAAGCTACTGATGTTGCTCTGGAAGTGTTTGTTCACGGCGCTTTGTGCGTGAGCTATAGCGGACAGTGCTACGTGAGTCAGGCTCTTTATGGCAGAAGTGCCAATAGGGGAGAGTGTGCACAGGTGTGTCGCCTTCCGTTTAACCTGGTTGATGCTACCGGAAAGGTGATTGTTCGCAACAAACACCTGCTTTCACTCAAAGACCTTAACCAGTCCGACCATCTTGAAGAACTGCTGGATGCAGGTGTTACTTCACTGAAAATAGAAGGACGACTGAAAGATGTATCTTATGTTAAGAATGTAACGGCCTATTATCGCAAGAAACTTGATGAGATAATTGAACGCCGGCCAGAATATATCCGGGCTTCTTCCGGACATTGCAAGTATGAATTTACTCCTCAGCTGGACAAGAGTTTCAGCCGTGGTGCTACCAATTATTTCCTATTCAATCGCTCCAAAGATATGTCCTCTATGGACACTCCGAAATCCTTGGGTGAGGAGATGGGAACGGTGAAAGAACTGCGTGGAAACTACCTTACCGTAGCAGGAGTCAAGTCGTTTAACAACGGCGATGGGGTATGTTTTATCAACGAACAGGGAGATCTCAGTGGTTTCCGCATTAACAAGGTAGAGACTAATAAACTCTTTCCTCACGAAATGCCGGATGTGAAACCCCGCACGGTTCTTTACCGGAATTTCGACCAGGAGTTCGAGAAACTATTGGCGCGTAAATCCGCAGAACGGAAGATTGATGTGGAGATTAACCTCACAGAAAATAACTTTGGCTTCACTCTTTCTCTGAAAGACGAAGATGGAAACGCCGTGAGTGTAACACTTCCCCGCGAGAAAGAGCTTGCACGCACTCCGCAGGCGGATAACCTTCGTAATCAGCTGAGTAAGCTTGGCAATACACCGTTTGAAGCTGCAAGAATTGATGTGGAGTTTCAGGAAAACTGGTTTATCCCGGCTTCAGCCCTGGCAGAATTAAGACGGGAGGCTGTTGATAAGTTGCTTCAGACAAGGAAGATTAATTTCCGCCGTTCATCAAAGAAAATTGTTCCTACCAGTCATCCGTTTACGAAAACCGAACTTACCTATCTGGGCAACGTGATGAATGCTGAGGCTGAGTCGTTCTATCTGGATCATGGGGTGAAGAGTGTTCAGCCTGCCTTCGAAAAAGTTCCGGTAGAAGGCGCCACGGTGATGTTCTGTAAGTACTGCATTCGCTATAATATGGGTTATTGTCCTGTTCATCAGGGAGGAAAATCGCCCTATACAGAGCCATATTATCTGACATACAAGGATAAAAAGTTCCGCTTATCGTTTGATTGCAAGAAATGTGAGATGAAAGTGATTAATGAACAATAAGAAAATGAAAAAGAGAGATCAGGAGATTTTGCAAAATAAACCGGCTGTGTCGGTGTTTAAAGCTGTTCGTCAGACAAGACTGCTATGTGGCGGTATGCGCAGTCTCTTACTCTTTTTTATTCTGTTATTCTCCGTTGCTTTTTATTCCTGTCGTTATGAGAAGCCTAACCTCGACAAAAAGGAGATATCTGATAAGACAAAGGACTCTCTTTCCTATCTTTATAAATATCACTATACGCTGAATAAGAACTTTGAAGTTTGTTCGGATACGGTTATGCTGGCGCAGTTGCCATTTAAGGATAAGTTCCTGATGGTAAACAAAGGCGATAGGGTAGTAGTGGCCGATTTTATGATACAACCCTCGGACACAGTGGACTCTGTATGGGTAAAAGTGGCACGTGACGAGAAAACGCAAGGATGGATTCACGAATCAATGGTTGTTGATAATCTGGTGCCGGTCGATTTTGGCTCACAGGCTATCTTTTTGTTTAGTCATACCCATGCTTCCTATTCTTTAATAGTGGTAGCAGTTGTATTGGCCATATTCCTTTTAAGGGTGTACCTGAAAAAGAAGCTCATGCTGGTCTACTTTAATGATATCAACAGTGTATATCCGCTGATGCTCTGTTTTCTGCTGGCCTTTTCGGCTACCATTTATGAGAGTGTGCAAATGTTTGCTCCCGAAACGTGGCAGCATTATTACTTCAATCCCACTCTAAGTCCTTTTAAAGTACCTCTTATACTAAGCGTTTTTGTGCTTAGTCTGTGGGCATTCATTGTTATCTTCCTGGCTTCTCTTGAAGATTTGTTCCATCAGCTTTCTGCTCCATCTGCTTTCTTATACCTCCTTGGGCTGGCAGCTTGTTGTATCTTTTGCTATTTCTTCTTTATCATTGCTACTTCGTATTATGTGGGATATCCTACTCTGCTCTTCTTCTTCTATCTTCTGGTGAAAAAGATTAATGGACGAATGACGTATAAATATCGTTGTGGTAAGTGCGGAGCGCTGATGAAAGAAAAAGGAGAATGCCCTTCCTGCGGAGCTGTCAACCAATAATAAAAAAAAGAAAACCTCTCCATCAAGGATAGACATAATATCATAGTTCCTTAACCATGATAAAAGCAAGTTATTGCTATGTCTATTCTCAAGAGAGAGGCTCTTGTCAGAAAGGGAACAGGGCGTTTTTCCCAGTTCCCCATTGTCTTTTAGAATCTATATCTTAAATCAACGCCAGCTTGCATAGGTCTGCCTTTTTGCATAAAGGTGTTTGAGCTGGAAACAAAACCGAATGTTGCGTAAGATTTATCGGTAAGATTTCTTCCCCAGAAGTCAACCTGTACTTTGTTCATGGTAATTCCAATCTTACCGTTCAGCAATCCGTAAGATTTCTGTGTCAGGTCGTTGCTTTCTGTCCAGTATATTCTGCCAACGCCATTATACTGGGCGTTGAACACTAATTTATTGATAAAGCAGTTCTGGAATGTGAAAGCATATTCACCGCCAAGGCTGAATGTGTTCTGCGGAATCATTGGTACATAATTGTCCTTGTAGTCAACAGATACAATCTGTTGCTGCTGGTTCTTCACTTGTCCTATGTAATCTTTGAAGGTGGCATGAGTATATCCGTAGGAAGCATTCAGACTCAATGCATTGGTAATGATTGCGCGAGCACTTGCTTCTGCTCCAAGGCTGGCGCTGTGTCCCGCATTTACTGTCATTCTTCCTAAACCACTAGGGGCAAACTTAACTATTTGCTGGTCTCTTGTATCCATATAAAAGGCTGCAAGATCGGCTGTCAGCTTATTGTCCAATAAAGACAGGTGAGTACCTGCTTCATAACTCCAGGTATATTCCGGTTTATAGATAATGGAGCTTTTTACATCAACATTAGATGATGTGTAGTCCGAAGCCGGACTGGCCATCATTAACCCTTGCACAAGGTCGGCAAACATCTGGTAATTATAACCTCCCGAACGATATCCTTTGCTGATGGAAGCATAGACATTGCCCAATTTATTATCATTAAAATCGTATTTAAGTGCAAGCTTGGGGAGTAATTGCAGGTAGTCATCTTTAGCATCACCCGTGAGAATGGTTGTTTGCATTGGCTGACTATTTATGGTGGCATTTGTGTTGTAACTGATCTTTGTTTTCTCATAATCCAGGCGCAGACCAATGCTGGCCGATAGTCCTTTGAACAATATGTTGTTAAAGGTTGATTGATGGAACAGGGCAGCCCCCATAGTAGGAGTGTCATATTCTCCGGGAACGGATAATGATTTTACGGACGGATACATGCGGCTGGCAATTAAAAAGTCACTTCCGAAATTTACCGGCGAGTTTGTGTTCTGTGACTGGTAAAAGCCAAAGGCACCACATACATATTCATATCTCTTATTGGCTGTTGATTTGAAAACAATCTCTTCTGTTACGGTATTTTGCTTCTGTTTCTGAGTGATGGAGTACATATTTGCCGCTGTAAAGTCCTGATCCATGAACATTCTGTCCTTTAGGTTCTGGAAACTGGTCATTGCACTCATAGTATAGTTTCTTGTCTGATAACTGATGTTAAGACCGGCATTCAGCAGTCCGCGGTAGTAGGTGCTCTCTAGATTAGTTGAAACATCGCCTGTCTTACCTGTTGTTTTATCGTATTTAGCATAAGGATAACCTCCCTGATCACTATATTCATAACTTACATTCAAGTCCAGTTTCAAATTCTCCTTTGGTAACCAGATGCTGCGTATTCTTCCGCCGCCATCACTAAACGGATCAGCTTTCTTATTCAGATATACATTATTGAAGAATCCTCCACTTTTATCATAAAAACCGTCTGCCGAGAAAGCAAACTTATCACTTACGCGGTGATAGTGTGTCAATGAAGCTGAATAACTATCATAAGTTCCGGCACTTAATTTAAGGTCGGTTCCCTGATAACTGAAGGGTGATTTGGTGTGTAACTTGATTAATCCACCCATTGCATTCCTTCCATAAAGAGTGCTTTGCGGTCCGCGCAACACTTCAATACTTTCAATGTCCGAGAAGTTGAAGTCGAAGGCCGATTTATCTATATAAGGAATATCATCTACATACAGTCCCACAGAAGGAGTGTTTATTCTGGAACCAATTCCGCGGATATAAATGGCGGAAGTCAACCGGGAACCATAATCAGGAATAAAGAGATTAGGCACAATTCCATTCATACTTTTCAGAGAGTTCACCTGACAGGCCTGCATCTCATGCTGAGAGATTGTTGAAACTGTTACAGGAAGCTGGCGGAAGTGTTTTGACTCTTTGGGAGAAGCCGTAACAACAATCTCTTTTATCCTTATACTATTAGTGGTATCTTTTCCGATAATATCACCTGCCTGTAAATGAATTGCGATTAATAAAACTAAAAGCAGTAATACATTTCTTTTCATTTGTATGTTTTTTAATTCGCCTGCAAAGTACGGGGTAATTAAAAAAACATACAATCCTCATTTATTAGGATTCTATATCCTGTCTGGTGAAACATATCCGTTCATTACGGCATAAATAGTAAGTCCGGAAACCGACTTTATGCCCAGCTTTTCAGTAATGTTCTTGCGGTGAGAGATTACTGTTGTGAGACTGATATTTAGTTTATCGGCTATTTCTTTGTTAATTAATCCCTTAGTGACAAGTATTAATACCTCTATTTCCCTTGCGGAAAGATCATTATCCGATGGGAGAATCTCCATTTTATTAGGATTATCAGAGAAGAACTTCATTAATTCTGCAGTTAACTTGTTCTCTGGCAGGAATATATTTACAATATGATTGGAAGCAGGGAATGTATGATTCCCTGATCCATGCATCATAATTATTGTTTTTTCTTTACGGGGCAGGAAGAATGGATTGTAAAGAATATAGGTCTGTGAGGATATGAAATAGTGTGTATACATATCCGGCGTATCATCTGCAAAGACCGGGAAATCAGGAAAAATACGGATAATGGCTTTGGGCAGCAGTTTCTCCAGTAGATTCCTTAAACCAATGCAAGTAAGTGTATTGGCATCTATAATTGCAATCTCTAAATTATCCATATCTTTCCTTCTTAATTAATTCTCTTTTTAGATAGCCTTGGCGTATTGAGCAGCACTTTCGGCACATCGTTCACCGTCAATCCCGGCAGAAACAATGCCTCCGGCATATCCGGCACCTTCTCCGCAGGGGAATAATCCTTTGATGGTGACATGTTGCAAAGACTCTGAGTCACGAATAATGCGCACCGGTGAAGAAGTTCGTGTTTCTACTCCGATCATCGTTGCTTCATTGGTTAAGAATCCGTGTGAATATTGTCCGAATTGCTGTAATCCTTGTGATAGCCTTTTAGTTATAAATGGTGGCATCCAGAAATGAAGAGGAGAAGATACCAGGCCGGGACTATAAGATGAGTCGGGCAAGGTAGCACCTAATTTACTTCTGGTAAAATCTACCATCCGTTGTGCCGGAGCTGTTTGTCGCCTTCCGCCTTGCATCCAGCATTGATGCTCCAGTTCTTCCTGAAATTCCATCAAAGCTAATGGACCATACTTAGCATATTCCGGGAAATCCTCGGGATGTATCTCAACTACCATACCCGAATTACTCCACTTTGAGCCACGGTTGGATGGAGACATACCGTTCACTACCACTTGTTCAGGTGCACTGGCTGCGGGAACAACGAAACCTCCCGGACACATACAGAAACTATATACGCCTCTGCCTTCAACCTGAGTAACAAAGCTGTATTCCGCTGCCGGAAGATAGTCACCTCTTCCTTCTTTGTTGTGGTATTGTATCTGGTCAATCAGTTCTTGTGGGTGCTCCAGTCGCACACCGACAGCAATTCCTTTTGCTTCAATATCTACATTATTGGCGGCCAACCAACGATAAACATCGCGGGCAGAGTGACCTGTTGCCAGAATTACCGGGCCCAATAAGGTTTTTCCTGTATTTGTTTCTATGCCTTTTACTTCATTGTTCTCTATAATCAGAGCATCCATTCGTGTCTCGAAATGCACTTCACCGCCACATTCCAGGATTGTGTTGCGCATGTTTTCAATCACTCTTGGCAGTTTGTCCGTGCCAATATGCGGATGAGCGTCGACAAGAATAGAGGTGCTTGCCCCGTGCTGGCAGAACACATTCAGAATTTTCTCTGTATTTCCCCTTTTTTTGCTCCGGGTATAAAGCTTTCCATCCGAATAAGCACCTGCTCCACCTTCACCAAAGCTATAGTTTGATTCGGGATCAACAATATGTTCGCGTGAAATCCTGGCAATATCTAGTTTACGGTCGTGCACGTTCTTTCCACGTTCCACAACAATAGGTTTTATTCCTTGCTCAATCAAACGGAGAGCGGCGAAAAGTCCGCCGGGACCTGCACCAACCACAATTACCTGCGGGGCATTCTCTACATTATTGTATGTAGTACGTGTAAACTCATCATCCCTTGGCATCTCATTGATGTAAGCACGCACCTTTAAGTTTACGAAGACCGTACGTTGGCGGGCGTCAATGCTTCGTTTCAGAATACGAACGGCATTAAACTGTTTCAAAGAAATTTCTTTTTCCTTTGATATATATTCTTTTAATCGCTGCTCATTGGCTGCGATCTCAGGTAAAATACGTAATTGTATTTCTTGTATCATCTTTCTTTTTCAGTGTTATCCAAACAGGCAACGGAAAGCTTCTTCTACCTTTCTTACCGGAACCAATTCAATGTTTATTTTCTTTTTGTCCAATCCTTGCAAGTTATGTTTGGGGAGGATAATTCGTTTGAAACCAAGCTTTTCTGCTTCGCCAATTCGTTGTTCAATACGGTTCACCGGGCGAATTTCACCCGACAGACCAACTTCTCCTGCCAAACAAACTTCTCGTTCTATCTCTGTATCCATGTTTGATGAAAGAATGGCGCTGATTACAGAAAGGTCAATGGCCGGATCGCTTACTTTCAATCCTCCGGCAATGTTTAAAAAGACATCTTTCTGAGCCAATTTAAATCCTACTCGTTTCTCAAGCACAGCCAGTAGCATGTTCATGCGGCGAAGATCGAAACCTGTGGCAGAACGCTGTGGCATTCCATAAGCAGCCGAGCTGACAAGAGCTTGTGTCTCAATAAGAAACGGGCGAACTCCCTCAATGGCAGAAGCAATAGCTACACCGCTCATTCCTTCGTGGTCGGGTGATAAGAGTAGTTCCGAAGGATTGTTTACCTGTCGCAAACCATCTTGTCTCATTTCATAAATGCCCAGTTCCGAGGTACTTCCAAAGCGGTTCTTTATGGAGCGAAGAATGCGGTACATGTAATGCTGATCTCCTTCAAACTGAAGTACAGTGTCCACAATATGTTCCAGCACTTTCGGCCCGGCAATGCTGCCCTCCTTATTAATATGGCCAATAAGCAACACAGGAGTATTGGTCTCTTTAGCAAACTTCAGGATAGAAGCTGCACATTCACGTACTTGTGCAATGCTGCCCGGTGAAGATTCTATGGTTTCTGTGGAAATAGTCTGTATGGAATCAATAATAACCAGCTCGGGACGAGTGTTTTTAATGTGAACATAAATTTGTTCCAGTGAGGTTTCGCAAACAATCAGGCAATCTGACGACTGTTGTTGAATGCGGTCGGCTCGGAGCTTTAACTGGCGAGCGCTTTCTTCGCCGGAGACATAAAGAATACGGCGATTGGACATCCGAAGAACTGTTTGCAATACCAGGGTAGACTTACCTATTCCCGGTTCTCCACCAATCAGCACTAACGAACCTGGTACCAGTCCGCCACCCAACACCCTGTTCAGCTCCTCATCCTTTAAATCTATCCGAGGTTCGTCGGATGTGGTAATATCACACAAGGATATAGGCTTTGCTTTGGGCATTTCAATCCCCGAAACAGGACGTTTATTGGTTGCTTCTTTATGCACAATTTCCTCAACGTACGTATTCCACTCCCCGCAAGAAGGGCATTTCCCTACCCATTTCGGTGAATCCTGTCCGCAGTTAGAGCATACATATACGGTTTTGTCTTTTGCCATCGTTGCTGTTTTGTTATATGTATTTGCAAAAGTACCGATATTTTTTCAGAAACAGATTAATTGATAGTAATTTCTCCTGCGATGGAAATATTCATCATTTGCCGCACTTCTTCGGGAGGAAGTCCATGTCCCAGCAGAAACATCAGTTTGGTAACGGCAGATTCCGTGGTACTGTCATATCCGCTTAAAATTCCCGACTCAAGCAATTGTCTTCCAGTCTCATAACGATCCATTTCTACTGTTCCCGCATTACATTGAGTTATATTAACAATCACTATTCCACGTTCATTGGCTTCAATCAGTTGGTGCATAAGCCATGGCTTTCTTGGTGCATTGCCTGATCCGTAAGTCTCAAGAACCACGGCTTTCAGTCCGGGGATGGCAAGAGTGGCAGTCACCACGCTTTCCTGAATACCTGGAAATAACTTAAGAACCACCACGTTTGTATCTAAAGAGAGGTGCGGAGTGAGAGGTTTACCGTTTGTGCATCGATGAATTAATGACGGTTCATATTTAATATGTATTCCTGCGGCAGCCAGTGCCGGATAGTTGTATG encodes the following:
- a CDS encoding U32 family peptidase, coding for MMKPRKIELLAPAKNLECGIEAINHGADAVYIGAPKFSARAAAGNTLEDIAALVEHAHLYNAKVHVALNTILRDDELKETEELIWELYKVGVDALIVQDMAITRMNLPPIALHASTQNDNRTPEKVQFMEATGFEQVVLPRELSLAEIKKIHEATDVALEVFVHGALCVSYSGQCYVSQALYGRSANRGECAQVCRLPFNLVDATGKVIVRNKHLLSLKDLNQSDHLEELLDAGVTSLKIEGRLKDVSYVKNVTAYYRKKLDEIIERRPEYIRASSGHCKYEFTPQLDKSFSRGATNYFLFNRSKDMSSMDTPKSLGEEMGTVKELRGNYLTVAGVKSFNNGDGVCFINEQGDLSGFRINKVETNKLFPHEMPDVKPRTVLYRNFDQEFEKLLARKSAERKIDVEINLTENNFGFTLSLKDEDGNAVSVTLPREKELARTPQADNLRNQLSKLGNTPFEAARIDVEFQENWFIPASALAELRREAVDKLLQTRKINFRRSSKKIVPTSHPFTKTELTYLGNVMNAEAESFYLDHGVKSVQPAFEKVPVEGATVMFCKYCIRYNMGYCPVHQGGKSPYTEPYYLTYKDKKFRLSFDCKKCEMKVINEQ
- a CDS encoding TonB-dependent receptor plug domain-containing protein, with amino-acid sequence MKRNVLLLLVLLIAIHLQAGDIIGKDTTNSIRIKEIVVTASPKESKHFRQLPVTVSTISQHEMQACQVNSLKSMNGIVPNLFIPDYGSRLTSAIYIRGIGSRINTPSVGLYVDDIPYIDKSAFDFNFSDIESIEVLRGPQSTLYGRNAMGGLIKLHTKSPFSYQGTDLKLSAGTYDSYSASLTHYHRVSDKFAFSADGFYDKSGGFFNNVYLNKKADPFSDGGGRIRSIWLPKENLKLDLNVSYEYSDQGGYPYAKYDKTTGKTGDVSTNLESTYYRGLLNAGLNISYQTRNYTMSAMTSFQNLKDRMFMDQDFTAANMYSITQKQKQNTVTEEIVFKSTANKRYEYVCGAFGFYQSQNTNSPVNFGSDFLIASRMYPSVKSLSVPGEYDTPTMGAALFHQSTFNNILFKGLSASIGLRLDYEKTKISYNTNATINSQPMQTTILTGDAKDDYLQLLPKLALKYDFNDNKLGNVYASISKGYRSGGYNYQMFADLVQGLMMASPASDYTSSNVDVKSSIIYKPEYTWSYEAGTHLSLLDNKLTADLAAFYMDTRDQQIVKFAPSGLGRMTVNAGHSASLGAEASARAIITNALSLNASYGYTHATFKDYIGQVKNQQQQIVSVDYKDNYVPMIPQNTFSLGGEYAFTFQNCFINKLVFNAQYNGVGRIYWTESNDLTQKSYGLLNGKIGITMNKVQVDFWGRNLTDKSYATFGFVSSSNTFMQKGRPMQAGVDLRYRF
- the metA gene encoding homoserine O-succinyltransferase, with amino-acid sequence MPLNLPDKLPAIELLKEENIFVIDNSRASQQDIRPLKIVILNLMPIKITTETDLIRLLSNTPLQLEISFMKLKSHTSKNTPVEHMKAFYEDFEKMKKEKYDGMIVTGAPVEQMDYQDVTYWGEITEIFDWARTHVTSTLYICWAAQAGLYHYYGVPKYPLDKKKFGVFNHTPKDSLNPIFRGFDDVFYVPHSRHTEIRREDILKVPEIEILSESDEAGVYLVMGRNGREFFVTGHSEYSPLTLDEEYKRDLEKGLDIEIPCNYYRDNNPDNAPLVRWRGHANLLFSNWLNYFVYQETPFNIDDIK
- a CDS encoding type 1 glutamine amidotransferase domain-containing protein, with protein sequence MKILFVLTSHDQLGNTGHKTGFWIEEFAAPYYALSDAQASITIASPKGGQPPIDPKSSLPESQTPATVRFNKDEALQDKLAHSLKLSEVKMEDYDAVFYPGGHGPLWDLANDETSIRLIEAFYAANKPIAFVCHAPGVLIKAKAPNGEPLVKGKEVTGFSNSEEEAVLLNKIVPFLLEDEIKKLGGHYSKGHDWGSYIKKDGLLITGQNPASSEAVAEELMKALH
- a CDS encoding efflux RND transporter periplasmic adaptor subunit, with the translated sequence MSKYRFFSRFFFVAFTIALVSCNGNKKPAEESKEAEVIPEDIVEMRSDQIKLADIQLGKIEMRSLSGTTKVNGLVSVAPQNLATVCAPMGGYVRKTSLIPGNPVHRGQVLAVIENPEFIDIQQNYLQARNKLKYAEADYKRQSELYKNDVSSQKTYQQVTTDYRNLKAEVNALKQKLSLIGINPAQLTESNIHRSAVITSPLTGYVKTVNVNLGKYVTPADIMFEVVNNDKLFLELTLFDKDAAQVDKGEKIRFFINNETEQHEAVVYQTGKSVSEDKTYKVYANVLGKCKNVLPGMYVNAVIETSGHSVASVPSDAVVSFDDKDYIFVFDKNKQEGGKPFTEYRMIEVRKGVTDSGFTEIILPEKFNISTAKVVVKGAYNLLSAKKNAGEMSC